Proteins found in one Sporosarcina sp. FSL K6-3457 genomic segment:
- a CDS encoding InlB B-repeat-containing protein: MKNMRKKVRKLTSQFLVVLLVISMVVTLLPVQQAAATGLPVQQKVAAETFKFRDVKQTNWYYDAVDYVEKNGLFKGTGDDQFSPQGTMTRANFVVVLGRMAGVDVSEYSTSAFSDVKLDKSYAPYVAWAVENKITVGTGDGKFSPNAPINREQMALMTFRYFESYQIPYERDKPITTKPKDLAKISPSAVDAVVKLWQAGLFSGDEKGNFNPKAKATRAQAAAFFMRSHKVVQAWIIQKQEDNIKPTPKPDGNPGGNNNGSNPGGNTGGKPGGNNGGNTGGDNGGNPGGDNGGTPGGDNGGTPGGDNGGTPGGDNGGTPGGDNGGTPGGDNGGTPGGDNGGTPGGDNGGTPGGDNGGTPGGDNGGTPGGDNGGTPGGDNGGTPGGDNGGNPGGDNGGTPGGDNGGTPGGDNGGNTGGDNSGNPGGDNGGNPDGNKPTYTITFESNGGTSVKDKKVRQDEVVKSLPSPAKDGSIFQGWFMDSELSAIFADGSTVTADTKLYAKYIDSVSNAVQSIPSYTALDVNPTYTISVTDTTGTLSVADVQAGMTFKNVSNPDSADITVTGSNGQFMVSSAAESSKFVEGNTYELTLTNDDLSFAGKDATTRIYVFSVKKQEVMNIPLNPDLIYIPFSEVADMELDGQVMDTPSVPVITTTVDDSGSSNTPAKDRTGTFKYTGSTNMQAGNTVAIYQGIRPDERTVTTTGDADGDVAYVQIITVDGSNYTYKHADPNQVLFKPDVLPVSNTADTDEDPTNNSITIEHVSMNYSDEKYKEIGLSELTTVDVGDFIAFYEGEFAKEGSSVVSYGRITSITPKAEMDVITYDVVTIDDITNSFNIYQQQAIAGEDLLAPEEITMLESQIERQALDSGFVEESVDYLSTLALETDEFKLQSRGLLGESSKVEVKNLSVVAKLGNRLNNIDGKTSGVSATLEIGADIVIEIDDDSSLVIHMTGSFIEEISLDLGINGEMQGHWLTFLGAPYWYSIDDYVVTTNLDTHTYTGINITAEIATVSHDKLQAALNNWVDEKTSGRLGQVLDIADQIKAQMEDQEDTDVDIKAMKARYQEMLENDTDWATLIEITLFEESKRVLKGLIEVKFEANFVVKAKVNLTVGADFNYKTAKRYTASLYILSFRGTTDTVPLPGDGDYQFTFYVMGTLGLKAGVNMSIQAGLLSVDLNSVGLSVEPGAYVNLWGYFYYQLKNENNIESSQSLGALFVEVGIYLEVEIGAQLGDGFVEGSIPVYENMWPLYTAGMQGNVEDFAYQQDEGDFELFFTEDRTGIMLPDSLFKMKVFDLKTGEDTTQVYDPKYFDIQVSGVEFEYSPTPIGNLLRVIRNWSSPGTGMLVITWKGAPLSFTSDPIKRTIPMYFVKSEKDTLSLELNLGKHTFSERVFARLNETINVKNRVPVRAGYTFEGWYTSEGEDGKKVDIPKKMTPAVSILYARWTANTNTKYKVNHYLVNPNKGQPAILDHSEIRTGTTDEMIQINSDKYKDSGYSNGKAQVFIYGEGSAVANIYYEPIKRTAVFDLGYGADREIRVNDIIGKNIGLQIPIPKREGYKFTEWTPEVPVKMPKVDTIYTANWTVRDDMPYKVVFLKQNIDSDTYTVADVETYYGTTNTKVTLPENQLKLYEGFTFDKSNKNSELEAVLAADGTTVLRAYFKRNTYKMTIDYNDAKTPQKVKDVPYGATTLLHLGTPSWPGHQFVGWEPLPTETMGAQDVTHTAKWDTNQFTINFVNNGGAEEIPSQMLEYGVKVSEPTPPTKADYAFGGWYTDEELTSLYDFNRLVLTDLTLYAKWMRSYTMNFNSNGGSEIPDQTVYEGMKSEEPKSPTRDEYVFGGWFSDKDLTKGYDFATEIVKGNITLYAKWTVDENKEYLVRFYNWNDGYLGQQAVKKGGLAEEIEPPVKYGSTFQLWRHKQTGRTFNFTTPITQDYDLFAEFLPTKYEVSFISDGTKIYSQSVRHEGTVQVPTAPTREGYTFKGWHSDLNLTNRYDFNTLVRGELTLYAKWDPLFTVSFDSNGGSAVSNQVVEFNAKVTEPLAPEWVGYKFGGWYSDSALTSPYHFNTLVTNNITLYAKWTPLFTVGFDYNDGLGVVNPQAVSKGETVIEPTEPTKPDHKFGGWYTDEGLTIPYDFTTEVTTDLTLYVKWKELHSVQFRVRNPSNLSEVIRVEVPDGDMVSPPDTPIMVGDQRLYKWSTTPEGSPFDFSTPITSNTTIWGHWVQSAVVTFESNGGSEVATQYVTVAARVAEPEQPVKLGFGFDGWYKEPEFTTRFTFTSGRANSNMTLYAKWISGDEIAQWKPADNTVFSSFMDTFTANQMTEEAEVVAPSFTPVMDSYMSRLANR, translated from the coding sequence ATGAAAAATATGAGAAAAAAAGTAAGGAAGTTGACATCACAATTTTTGGTGGTACTGCTAGTTATCAGTATGGTAGTTACCTTATTACCTGTGCAACAGGCGGCCGCAACCGGATTACCAGTGCAGCAAAAGGTAGCAGCCGAAACGTTTAAGTTCCGAGATGTTAAACAAACGAATTGGTACTACGATGCAGTCGACTATGTCGAAAAGAATGGCTTATTCAAAGGAACAGGGGATGACCAATTCTCCCCTCAGGGAACGATGACGCGGGCCAATTTTGTGGTAGTACTAGGACGAATGGCAGGCGTGGATGTAAGTGAGTATTCAACCTCTGCCTTTTCCGACGTGAAATTAGATAAATCGTATGCGCCATATGTAGCATGGGCAGTTGAGAATAAGATTACAGTTGGTACGGGCGACGGAAAATTTTCTCCAAATGCTCCTATTAACAGAGAACAAATGGCATTGATGACTTTCCGATATTTCGAAAGCTATCAGATTCCTTACGAAAGAGATAAACCGATCACTACGAAACCAAAAGATTTGGCCAAAATTTCTCCTTCGGCGGTTGATGCAGTCGTCAAGTTGTGGCAAGCCGGTTTATTCAGTGGAGACGAAAAGGGAAATTTTAATCCGAAAGCCAAAGCAACTCGTGCTCAAGCAGCAGCTTTCTTTATGCGTTCTCATAAGGTTGTACAAGCATGGATTATTCAAAAGCAAGAAGATAATATAAAGCCAACACCAAAACCAGACGGAAATCCTGGTGGCAACAACAACGGCAGTAATCCTGGTGGCAACACCGGCGGCAAACCCGGTGGCAATAACGGCGGCAACACTGGCGGCGACAACGGTGGAAATCCCGGAGGCGACAACGGTGGAACTCCCGGAGGCGACAACGGTGGAACTCCCGGAGGCGACAACGGTGGAACTCCCGGAGGCGACAACGGTGGAACTCCCGGAGGCGACAACGGTGGAACTCCCGGAGGCGATAACGGTGGAACTCCCGGAGGCGATAACGGTGGAACTCCCGGAGGCGACAACGGTGGAACTCCCGGAGGCGACAACGGTGGAACTCCTGGAGGCGACAACGGTGGAACTCCCGGAGGCGACAACGGTGGAACTCCTGGAGGCGACAACGGTGGAACTCCCGGAGGCGACAACGGTGGAAATCCCGGAGGCGACAACGGTGGAACTCCCGGAGGCGACAACGGTGGAACTCCCGGAGGCGACAACGGTGGAAATACTGGCGGCGACAACAGTGGAAATCCTGGCGGCGACAACGGCGGAAATCCTGACGGCAACAAACCAACCTATACGATTACGTTCGAGAGTAATGGAGGTACGTCAGTAAAGGATAAGAAAGTACGGCAGGATGAAGTTGTAAAAAGCCTACCTTCTCCAGCAAAAGACGGGTCTATTTTCCAAGGCTGGTTCATGGATAGCGAGCTTTCAGCTATCTTCGCGGATGGCAGTACAGTTACTGCTGATACGAAGTTATATGCAAAGTATATTGATAGCGTAAGTAATGCTGTGCAAAGTATTCCTAGTTACACGGCATTGGACGTTAATCCGACCTACACCATTTCTGTAACGGATACGACTGGGACACTGTCAGTAGCAGACGTGCAAGCTGGAATGACGTTTAAGAATGTTTCTAATCCTGATTCCGCGGATATTACTGTCACAGGATCAAACGGTCAATTCATGGTTAGTTCTGCGGCAGAGAGTAGTAAATTTGTAGAAGGAAACACGTATGAACTGACGTTGACGAATGACGACTTGTCCTTCGCAGGGAAAGATGCAACGACACGCATCTATGTGTTTAGTGTAAAAAAACAAGAAGTGATGAATATCCCGTTGAATCCAGATTTAATCTATATCCCATTTAGTGAAGTCGCGGATATGGAACTGGATGGACAGGTGATGGATACACCTTCAGTTCCAGTGATTACAACAACAGTAGATGATAGTGGTTCTAGCAATACACCAGCGAAGGATCGAACTGGAACGTTCAAATATACTGGATCAACGAATATGCAGGCTGGTAATACAGTAGCGATTTACCAAGGAATTCGCCCCGACGAGCGTACAGTGACAACGACGGGTGATGCTGATGGAGATGTCGCATATGTGCAAATCATAACCGTTGACGGTAGTAACTATACGTATAAACATGCAGATCCAAATCAAGTGTTGTTCAAACCGGATGTTTTGCCAGTAAGCAATACGGCTGATACGGACGAGGATCCAACAAACAACTCTATCACAATCGAGCATGTCTCGATGAATTATAGCGATGAAAAGTATAAGGAAATTGGATTAAGTGAACTCACAACCGTCGATGTGGGCGATTTTATCGCTTTTTATGAAGGTGAATTTGCAAAAGAAGGTTCAAGCGTAGTCAGTTACGGCCGCATCACATCGATTACGCCTAAGGCTGAAATGGACGTCATTACGTATGACGTTGTTACGATAGACGACATTACAAATAGCTTCAATATTTATCAGCAACAAGCGATTGCTGGGGAAGACTTATTGGCACCCGAGGAAATTACGATGCTGGAAAGCCAAATCGAACGACAAGCATTAGACAGTGGATTTGTTGAAGAATCCGTCGACTATCTATCTACCTTGGCTTTAGAAACAGATGAATTTAAGCTACAATCGCGAGGGTTGTTAGGAGAAAGTAGTAAGGTTGAAGTAAAAAATCTGTCTGTTGTCGCGAAGCTTGGGAACAGACTGAACAATATCGATGGCAAAACATCTGGTGTCAGTGCGACACTTGAAATAGGCGCCGACATTGTCATTGAAATCGATGATGACAGTAGCCTCGTCATTCATATGACAGGTTCATTCATTGAAGAAATTAGTTTGGATTTGGGCATTAATGGAGAGATGCAAGGGCATTGGCTCACGTTTTTGGGCGCCCCTTACTGGTATAGCATCGATGATTATGTTGTGACTACGAATTTAGATACGCATACGTATACGGGCATCAATATTACGGCTGAAATTGCGACGGTTAGTCATGATAAGTTACAAGCAGCCTTAAATAATTGGGTGGATGAAAAGACTTCAGGTAGATTAGGTCAAGTCTTGGATATTGCTGACCAAATTAAAGCACAAATGGAAGATCAAGAAGATACCGACGTTGATATCAAGGCGATGAAGGCTCGTTATCAGGAAATGCTAGAAAATGACACAGATTGGGCTACTCTAATTGAAATAACGCTTTTTGAAGAAAGTAAACGTGTCCTAAAAGGTCTTATTGAAGTGAAATTTGAAGCAAACTTCGTTGTGAAAGCGAAGGTCAATTTAACAGTAGGGGCCGATTTTAATTATAAGACGGCGAAACGATACACGGCATCGCTGTATATACTCAGTTTCAGGGGAACGACCGATACAGTCCCGTTACCAGGAGATGGCGATTATCAGTTCACGTTTTATGTGATGGGTACGCTCGGCTTAAAAGCGGGGGTCAATATGTCCATCCAGGCCGGGCTGCTGTCAGTCGATTTAAATAGCGTTGGACTTTCTGTAGAACCAGGGGCTTATGTCAATTTATGGGGCTATTTTTACTATCAATTAAAAAATGAGAATAATATTGAATCCTCCCAATCTTTAGGTGCCTTATTTGTGGAAGTAGGTATCTATTTGGAAGTGGAAATAGGAGCCCAATTAGGCGATGGGTTCGTTGAAGGTAGTATCCCCGTGTATGAGAATATGTGGCCGCTGTATACGGCGGGGATGCAGGGAAATGTGGAGGATTTTGCCTATCAACAGGATGAAGGGGATTTTGAATTATTCTTTACTGAGGACAGGACAGGGATTATGTTGCCAGATTCCCTCTTTAAGATGAAAGTGTTTGACTTGAAAACAGGTGAGGACACGACACAAGTGTATGATCCCAAATACTTTGACATTCAAGTAAGTGGAGTGGAATTTGAATATAGCCCGACACCGATAGGAAATTTACTCCGGGTCATTAGGAATTGGAGTTCACCGGGCACTGGTATGTTAGTCATTACTTGGAAAGGCGCACCATTGTCATTTACGTCAGACCCAATTAAACGTACGATTCCGATGTATTTTGTGAAAAGTGAGAAGGATACCCTTTCACTCGAATTAAATCTAGGAAAACATACATTTTCAGAAAGGGTGTTCGCAAGACTGAATGAAACAATTAATGTGAAAAATAGAGTGCCAGTACGTGCGGGTTATACATTTGAAGGATGGTATACAAGTGAGGGGGAAGACGGTAAAAAGGTGGATATTCCTAAGAAGATGACACCTGCTGTAAGCATTTTATATGCCCGTTGGACTGCAAATACGAATACTAAATATAAAGTGAATCACTATTTGGTGAATCCAAACAAGGGACAACCGGCGATACTAGACCACTCTGAAATACGGACAGGAACGACTGATGAGATGATTCAGATTAATTCTGATAAATATAAGGATAGTGGATATTCAAATGGTAAAGCCCAAGTCTTTATTTATGGAGAGGGATCTGCCGTCGCCAATATTTACTACGAACCAATAAAACGAACAGCTGTCTTTGATTTAGGCTATGGTGCAGATCGAGAAATCCGAGTAAATGATATCATTGGTAAAAATATTGGTCTTCAAATTCCAATACCAAAAAGAGAAGGATATAAATTTACTGAATGGACACCAGAAGTTCCAGTTAAGATGCCAAAAGTAGATACGATCTACACAGCAAATTGGACTGTAAGGGATGATATGCCCTATAAGGTTGTATTTTTGAAACAAAATATAGACAGCGACACGTATACAGTGGCTGACGTGGAAACATATTATGGTACAACGAATACAAAAGTAACATTGCCAGAAAATCAGTTGAAATTGTATGAAGGATTTACGTTTGATAAGTCAAATAAAAATTCTGAACTAGAGGCTGTGCTAGCGGCAGATGGTACAACTGTCCTAAGGGCGTACTTTAAGCGAAATACGTATAAGATGACAATTGATTATAATGACGCAAAGACACCCCAAAAGGTAAAGGATGTACCGTACGGAGCAACAACTTTACTCCACCTGGGAACCCCTAGTTGGCCAGGACATCAATTTGTCGGCTGGGAACCTCTTCCGACGGAAACGATGGGGGCGCAGGACGTTACACACACAGCAAAATGGGACACAAACCAATTTACCATTAACTTTGTAAATAATGGTGGTGCAGAAGAAATACCAAGCCAAATGCTGGAATATGGAGTAAAGGTAAGTGAACCAACACCGCCTACAAAGGCTGATTATGCATTTGGCGGCTGGTATACGGACGAGGAATTGACATCATTATACGATTTCAATCGTCTAGTGTTGACGGACCTTACGTTGTATGCAAAATGGATGCGCAGCTATACGATGAACTTCAACAGCAATGGTGGTTCAGAGATACCTGATCAAACAGTGTACGAAGGAATGAAATCTGAAGAACCTAAGTCACCAACGCGAGATGAATATGTATTCGGAGGCTGGTTTAGCGATAAAGATTTGACAAAGGGGTATGATTTCGCAACCGAAATTGTAAAGGGAAATATCACGCTTTATGCGAAATGGACGGTTGATGAGAACAAGGAATATCTAGTTCGGTTCTATAATTGGAATGATGGATACCTCGGGCAACAAGCCGTGAAGAAAGGCGGCTTGGCAGAGGAAATTGAACCACCAGTGAAATATGGTTCTACGTTCCAACTTTGGCGCCACAAACAAACAGGTCGAACGTTTAACTTCACAACACCAATTACACAAGATTATGACTTGTTTGCGGAGTTTCTCCCGACTAAATACGAGGTAAGTTTTATCAGCGACGGAACGAAGATATATAGTCAGTCAGTGCGTCATGAAGGAACAGTTCAAGTACCTACAGCGCCAACAAGGGAAGGGTATACGTTTAAAGGTTGGCATAGTGACCTGAACTTAACGAATCGATATGACTTTAATACCCTAGTGCGGGGAGAACTTACGTTGTACGCAAAGTGGGACCCCCTTTTCACGGTTAGCTTTGATAGTAATGGTGGATCAGCAGTTAGTAACCAAGTAGTGGAGTTCAATGCAAAGGTTACAGAACCTCTAGCACCAGAATGGGTAGGTTATAAATTTGGTGGCTGGTATAGTGATAGTGCATTAACAAGCCCATATCATTTCAATACATTGGTGACAAATAATATCACTTTGTATGCAAAATGGACACCTCTATTTACAGTAGGTTTTGATTATAATGATGGTTTAGGTGTAGTAAACCCACAGGCTGTTTCAAAAGGTGAAACAGTCATAGAGCCAACTGAGCCAACAAAACCAGATCATAAATTTGGTGGTTGGTATACAGATGAAGGGTTAACAATTCCCTATGATTTTACAACAGAAGTAACAACGGATCTCACGTTGTATGTCAAATGGAAAGAGCTACATTCGGTACAATTCAGAGTAAGAAATCCTTCAAATCTTTCTGAAGTGATTCGTGTGGAGGTACCGGATGGGGATATGGTATCTCCGCCAGACACTCCGATAATGGTAGGAGACCAGAGGCTTTATAAATGGTCTACAACTCCAGAAGGTAGCCCTTTTGACTTCTCAACGCCAATAACGAGTAATACGACAATATGGGGTCATTGGGTCCAATCAGCTGTGGTGACATTCGAATCAAATGGTGGTTCGGAAGTTGCAACACAGTACGTCACAGTAGCAGCTCGTGTTGCTGAGCCCGAGCAACCTGTGAAACTAGGCTTTGGTTTTGATGGCTGGTATAAGGAACCAGAATTTACAACACGCTTTACTTTTACGAGTGGTAGAGCAAATTCAAATATGACATTATACGCAAAATGGATAAGTGGTGACGAAATAGCACAATGGAAGCCTGCGGATAATACAGTTTTTAGCAGTTTCATGGACACATTCACGGCTAATCAGATGACGGAAGAAGCTGAAGTCGTTGCACCATCCTTTACACCTGTAATGGATTCATATATGAGTCGCTTGGCAAATAGGTAA
- a CDS encoding IS4 family transposase has product MDKYTTKTVFNEYIYPLDTHVVQKMIDHAEIDKYVKKLDTLTFTKLFIYAQLQGLPSLRRISEKVKRKKAVQRIVGIASISKSQLSRKLRDIPPEIFEVVLHHLIQKLHQQIGPKKVDAALGKIHLIDSSTISMCLSQYRWADFRDTKAGVKMHTSIIFSDGISYPNDVIITPARPSDLTQLDALIVQDKEALHVFDRGYFDFDKFDFYCENGIRFVTRIKSNTIIHLIEELPVDSSSAITRRAIVKIGKMKHPLYLIEALNGEGKKISIVCNDAKRSAQEISDLYRNRWQIELFFKWIKQHLVLKKFYGQGANTVFNQIYIAMITFCLTLLLKTKLGYKGTLLHLFEWISDFWTEKLSALVKKLFKKPKRSSKGRRRMNHQQIFEETEAQYVQGATDHLDDLTYDPII; this is encoded by the coding sequence ATGGACAAGTATACCACAAAAACTGTATTCAATGAATACATTTATCCACTCGATACACATGTTGTACAAAAAATGATTGATCATGCCGAAATTGATAAGTATGTGAAGAAGCTTGATACCCTGACGTTTACAAAGCTTTTCATCTATGCCCAATTACAGGGGTTACCGAGTCTTAGACGAATTAGTGAAAAAGTGAAGCGTAAAAAAGCTGTACAAAGAATAGTTGGCATAGCTAGCATTAGTAAATCCCAACTTTCAAGAAAGTTGAGAGATATTCCGCCTGAAATATTCGAGGTAGTCTTGCATCATCTTATTCAAAAACTCCATCAACAAATTGGTCCGAAAAAGGTAGATGCGGCACTTGGGAAAATCCATTTAATCGACTCTTCCACCATTTCAATGTGTCTTAGTCAATATCGGTGGGCGGATTTTCGTGATACAAAAGCCGGTGTAAAAATGCATACATCTATCATTTTTTCAGATGGGATATCTTACCCAAACGATGTGATTATTACACCTGCCAGACCCTCTGATTTAACACAGTTAGATGCGTTAATCGTACAGGATAAAGAGGCTCTTCATGTGTTCGACCGGGGGTATTTCGATTTCGACAAGTTCGATTTCTATTGCGAGAACGGAATTCGTTTTGTCACGCGTATCAAGTCCAACACCATCATTCACTTGATAGAAGAACTACCTGTAGATTCTTCCTCGGCAATTACACGGAGGGCCATCGTAAAAATTGGAAAGATGAAACATCCCCTTTATTTGATAGAGGCATTGAATGGTGAAGGAAAAAAGATCTCGATTGTGTGCAATGATGCGAAAAGAAGTGCCCAAGAAATTAGCGACCTTTACCGCAATCGTTGGCAAATTGAATTGTTTTTCAAATGGATTAAACAGCACTTAGTTTTGAAAAAGTTCTATGGACAAGGCGCGAATACAGTATTCAATCAAATTTATATTGCCATGATTACTTTTTGTTTAACGCTCTTATTGAAAACGAAATTAGGCTATAAAGGTACTCTGCTTCATTTATTTGAATGGATTAGTGACTTTTGGACCGAAAAACTCTCTGCGTTGGTTAAGAAACTATTCAAGAAACCAAAACGCTCGTCAAAAGGACGACGGCGAATGAACCACCAACAAATCTTTGAAGAGACCGAGGCGCAGTACGTTCAAGGTGCTACCGACCATTTGGATGACTTAACTTACGACCCAATCATTTAA